From a single Cotesia glomerata isolate CgM1 linkage group LG6, MPM_Cglom_v2.3, whole genome shotgun sequence genomic region:
- the LOC123267396 gene encoding inositol polyphosphate-4-phosphatase type I A isoform X2, which yields MRFNKQELMTLATQPSQKFEKEGILCIKERQEGFFRRTEISLERWCRLRGNLLFYFKSKEQWSEPMGVIILEQCSYRIDPPTSQIPYGFSIVFEGGLYQQLGANSSEERDAWLQALQLASYEFMRNQLLALRERIESSSGHKNDTDIHMLRLQRGIETDPAEIPVCEISLSCDNLLCDGHGRPPNPVLEIDVQVAKSPTWIKYARTEVVERSSNPGFLTTVSFRPSDGLNTDTKVRITAYDVRERVSQTATPIGSACVTFSEVQDTPRLRIPLKSAKTTTVGFLTINVWSLEADDKGNSTESTPSRNIPSTNNPGYCHRRSQSLPPRLGTKMKLPHQGQLKLLFANPYVQTYRFHSGLGGDICVHEIMAESKLCFEFPQQLLGIWIQEEKELLQEVAGMGELREPWHTKQVELLDRHLHLLHLYSQAKENLAAFKASYFKRSSRKNDRTLEFAPLNLHLQRMWVHNDTLNKCGFYDFISVGAFTAHSHKSKNGGLLRLVQALKESPTRHSQLYQGTSKITMAHDAIQAIKQLRRDVVEAMRSLMKLAKEKQTSGMLPICEDMISKTRILLSLWDPGLVEEALTFLEEYKVAKLPEETKNHNEESLTLSLHCNQSLSPFKRITQQLNFDLKSPDFDDLITPDTPECVQDMWSKESTRIKYAGSIGCRNNESNNPDYNNHEAIATNENFVIFPEVEDDCKNTLDNEKDTEEEEPDNNINTNERSNDADRECSPKVGKEIVREEEKKPKEEPEEEEEEEEEDGRANGELDLSKRFLDTKKMCNSPSANYYKPTDEPEPWDLTQLNIEASVMCLVSKVKFLCGRCSSPAVRLRNKNGMPRTQPLRACLPANRVPSNVVTIQPKNDLKSEESSKLLDSANSLQRLPSQASGADEATAGFAKAKDVCQAVDSMTRVIKNSGQRNKFTEGLDFASIVDWTSELRPSMKKLRQAMDGLLKTARLTHSVFRVQEDAKIAQRSCNVRYRRDVCFSQALTALVTGLMAKLWCQRPDPLFLLILTTLGPLVSFEALLSYYGDEIDMWGDMAVAVEDLHTVTFTLTRCGLPHSKIDDKNLVNPQLPMPRVVGSRAALTVILPVPDGIYSLLPLPQSSRQTLAFNITPVFFNVGINELATLAESLGNTKPQEKSNIDNFDRLNEYYLRFKKLNLPMETNSSRLTGGRSFVKQSLLSDMMSALKTSVHAKVSKNTDILQLSSQICRRMKGLRFTSCKSAKDRTGMSITLEQVNILATEYHLSENEYARALDCMRSEGCRRENTWKNIGIRKYAFNSIQIMTLPKAYRPPTGTYGSAQT from the exons ATGAGGTTTAACAAACAGGAGTTGATGACTCTGGCTACCCAGCCATCgcaaaaattcgaaaaagaGGGAATTTTGTGCATTAAAGAACGCCAGGAAGGATTTTTTCGTAGGACTGAGA TCAGTCTCGAGCGTTGGTGTCGTCTACGTGGCAAtcttctattttatttcaagtcGAAGGAACAATGGTCCGAACCGATGGGAGTTATTATTCTAGAACAATGTTCTTATCGCATTGATCCGCCAACTAGTCAGATACCTTATGGTTTTAGTATAG TGTTTGAAGGCGGGCTGTACCAGCAACTAGGTGCGAATTCATCAGAAGAGCGTGACGCTTGGCTCCAAGCACTCCAGTTGGCGAGTTACGAGTTCATGAGAAACCAACTTCTGGCATTACGGGAGCGAATTGAGTCGTCTTCAGGTCACAAGAATGACACCGATATCCATATGCTGAGACTACAACGAGGAATAGAAACTGATCCGGCAGAAATACCAGTTTGCGAGATATCATTGTCCTGCGATAACTTACTATGTGACGGACACGGGCGTCCACCGAACCCAGTTCTCGAGATAGACGTCCAGGTAGCCAAGTCTCCAACCTGGATCAAGTACGCGCGCACTGAAGTTGTTGAGAGAAGCAGTAATCCAGGTTTTTTGACAACCGTGAGCTTCCGACCCAGCGATGGGTTGAATACAGACACCAAGGTGAGGATAACGGCCTACGATGTCCGCGAGAGGGTCAGCCAAACTGCTACGCCGATTGGGAGTGCTTGTGTCACGTTCAGCGAGGTGCAAGACACTCCCAGACTGAGGATACCCTTGAAGTCCGCGAAGACCACGACAGTCGGGTTTTTGACGATAAATGTATGGAGTTTGGAGGCTGATGACAAGGGGAATAGCACTGAAAGCACTCCGTCGAGAAACATTCCAAGTACAAATAACCCGGGTTACTGTCATCGCCGCTCACAGTCGTTACCCCCGAGGCTAGGCACCAAAATGAAGTTACCTCATCAGGGACAGTTGAAACTGCTCTTTGCGAACCCTTACGTCCAGACTTACAGGTTCCACTCTGGTCTCGGGGGAGATATTTGCGTCCATGAAATTATGGCGGAGAGTAAACTGTGCTTTGAATTCCCCCAGCAGCTACTGGGAATCTGGATTCAAGAGGAGAAGGAGTTGTTGCAAGAGGTTGCGGGTATGGGGGAGTTACGCGAGCCCTGGCACACCAAACAAGTAGAACTACTCGATCGACATCTTCATCTCCTGCATTTGTACTCCCAAGCTAAGGAAAATCTAGCAGCATTCAAAGCCAGTTACTTTAAACGCTCGTCCCGTAAAAATGATCGTACTTTGGAGTTTGCGCCTCTAAATCTTCATCTCCAGCGAATGTGGGTCCACAACGacactttaaataaatgtggATTCTATGATTTTATAAGTGTCGGTGCATTTACAGCTCACTCCCATAAAAGCAAGAACGGTGGATTATTGAGACTGGTCCAAGCATTGAAAGAGTCCCCGACGAGGCACAGTCAACTGTACCAGGGCACCTCAAAAATAACGATGGCTCACGATGCAATACAAGCGATTAAACAGCTGAGGAGAGACGTTGTTGAAGCTATGAGATCATTAATGAAACTCGCTAAGGAAAAACAAACCAGCGGTATGCTTCCCATTTGCGAGGATATGATTTCTAAAACCCGAATACTGCTGAGTCTCTGGGATCCAGGGCTTGTTGAAGAGGCCTTGACATTTTTGGAGGAGTATAAAGTAGCTAAATTACCCGAGGAGACGAAAAATCATAATGAGGAAAGCTTGACGCTGAGTTTACATTGCAATCAGTCGTTATCGCCATTTAAACGCATTACTCAGCAGCTAAACTTTGATCTTAAGAGCCCGGATTTTGATGATCTCATTACGCCAGATACTCCTGAGTGTGTACAAGATATGTGGAGCAAAGAGAGTACTCGTATCAAGTACGCTGGGTCTATTGGGTGTAGGAATAACGAAAGTAATAATCCCGATTACAATAATCATGAGGCGATTGCgactaatgaaaattttgtgatattTCCCGAGGTCGAAGATGACTGTAAAAATACTCTGGATAATGAGAAAGACACTGAGGAGGAAGAACcggataataatattaatactaaTGAACGTAGCAACGATGCTGATAGAGAATGTTCTCCGAAAGTAGGTAAAGAAATTGTCAgagaagaggaaaaaaaaccaaaagaaGAACCAGAAGAAGAAGAGGAAGAGGAAGAAGAGGATGGGCGTGCTAATGGCGAGCTCGATCTCAGCAAACGTTTTcttgatactaaaaaaatgtGCAATTCACCTTCGGCAAATTATTACAAGCCGACAGACGAACCAGAGCCCTGGGATTTAACGCAATTGAATATTGAGGCGAGTGTTATGTGTCTGGTGTCGAAAGTTAAATTTCTCTGTGGACGCTGCAGCAGTCCTGCGGTGAGACTCCGTAATAAAAATGGAATGCCGCGTACTCAACCACTGAGAGCTTGTCTTCCAGCTAATCGGGTCCCTTCCAACGTCGTCACTATCCAGCCGAAGAACGATCTGAAGAGCGAGGAGTCCAGCAAACTTCTGGACAGTGCCAATTCATTGCAGCGATTACCTTCCCAAGCTTCGGGTGCAGACGAAGCGACTGCTGGGTTTGCCAAAGCTAAGGACGTCTGTCAGGCGGTTGATTCGATGACCCGGGTGATAAAAAATTCCGGCCAGAGAAATAAATTCACAGAAGGTTTGGACTTTGCGTCAATCGTTGACTGGACCAGCGAATTGCGTCCCAGCATGAAGAAACTCAGACAAGCGATGGACGGGCTGTTGAAAACTGCTCGACTCACTCACTCGGTGTTCCGTGTTCAAGAAGACGCCAAGATCGCACAACGCAGCTGCAATGTCAGGTATCGACGTGACGTTTGTTTCAGCCAGGCGCTGACGGCTCTTGTCACTGGGTTGATGGCTAAACTCTGGTGCCAACGGCCCGATCCGCTTTTCCTTTTAATTCTCACTACTCTGGGGCCACTGGTATCTTTCGAGGCACTTCTCAGCTACTACGGCGACGAGATTGACATGTGGGGCGACATGGCTGTCGCTGTTGAAGATCTTCACACAGTTACTTTTACTCTCACGAGGTGCGGATTACCTCATTCGAAAATAGACGACAAGAATCTGGTGAATCCGCAATTGCCGATGCCGAGAGTAGTCGGCTCCAGAGCTGCTCTTACTGTCATACTTCCAGTTCCTGATGGTATTTACTCACTGCTTCCATTACCACAGTCTTCCCGGCAAACTCTTGCCTTCAATATTACTCCGGTTTTCTTCAACGTCGGTATTAATGAACTAGCGACGCTTGCCGAGAGTTTAGGTAACACTAAACCACAGGAAAAAAGTAATATTGACAACTTTGATAGACTTAATGAGTATTATTTGAGGTTTAAGAAACTTAATCTTCCCATGGAGACAAATTCTTCACGCC TGACCGGTGGACGTTCATTTGTAAAACAGAGTTTACTATCAGATATGATGTCTGCTTTAAAGACGAGCGTACATGCAAAGGTATCAAAAAATACAGATATACTGCAATTGTCATCACAGATTTGTCGTCGTATGAAAGGACTGAGGTTTACCAGCTGCAAAAGTGCCAAAGACAGAACTGGGATGTCAATTACCCTCGAGCAAGTTAACATTCTTGCAACAGAGTATCACCTGTCTGAAAACGAATACGCTCGGGCATTGGACTGTATGCGTAG tgAGGGCTGCAGGCGTGAAAATACCTGGAAAAATATTGGAATAAGAAAATATGCGTTTAATAGCATACAAATAATGACTCTTCCAAAAGCTTATCGTCCACCAACCGGTACCTACGGATCGGCACAAACTTAA
- the LOC123267396 gene encoding inositol polyphosphate-4-phosphatase type I A isoform X1 — MRFNKQELMTLATQPSQKFEKEGILCIKERQEGFFRRTESTGKKLERKRQKGKTHKTLRNLSCVSASTSKVSLERWCRLRGNLLFYFKSKEQWSEPMGVIILEQCSYRIDPPTSQIPYGFSIVFEGGLYQQLGANSSEERDAWLQALQLASYEFMRNQLLALRERIESSSGHKNDTDIHMLRLQRGIETDPAEIPVCEISLSCDNLLCDGHGRPPNPVLEIDVQVAKSPTWIKYARTEVVERSSNPGFLTTVSFRPSDGLNTDTKVRITAYDVRERVSQTATPIGSACVTFSEVQDTPRLRIPLKSAKTTTVGFLTINVWSLEADDKGNSTESTPSRNIPSTNNPGYCHRRSQSLPPRLGTKMKLPHQGQLKLLFANPYVQTYRFHSGLGGDICVHEIMAESKLCFEFPQQLLGIWIQEEKELLQEVAGMGELREPWHTKQVELLDRHLHLLHLYSQAKENLAAFKASYFKRSSRKNDRTLEFAPLNLHLQRMWVHNDTLNKCGFYDFISVGAFTAHSHKSKNGGLLRLVQALKESPTRHSQLYQGTSKITMAHDAIQAIKQLRRDVVEAMRSLMKLAKEKQTSGMLPICEDMISKTRILLSLWDPGLVEEALTFLEEYKVAKLPEETKNHNEESLTLSLHCNQSLSPFKRITQQLNFDLKSPDFDDLITPDTPECVQDMWSKESTRIKYAGSIGCRNNESNNPDYNNHEAIATNENFVIFPEVEDDCKNTLDNEKDTEEEEPDNNINTNERSNDADRECSPKVGKEIVREEEKKPKEEPEEEEEEEEEDGRANGELDLSKRFLDTKKMCNSPSANYYKPTDEPEPWDLTQLNIEASVMCLVSKVKFLCGRCSSPAVRLRNKNGMPRTQPLRACLPANRVPSNVVTIQPKNDLKSEESSKLLDSANSLQRLPSQASGADEATAGFAKAKDVCQAVDSMTRVIKNSGQRNKFTEGLDFASIVDWTSELRPSMKKLRQAMDGLLKTARLTHSVFRVQEDAKIAQRSCNVRYRRDVCFSQALTALVTGLMAKLWCQRPDPLFLLILTTLGPLVSFEALLSYYGDEIDMWGDMAVAVEDLHTVTFTLTRCGLPHSKIDDKNLVNPQLPMPRVVGSRAALTVILPVPDGIYSLLPLPQSSRQTLAFNITPVFFNVGINELATLAESLGNTKPQEKSNIDNFDRLNEYYLRFKKLNLPMETNSSRLTGGRSFVKQSLLSDMMSALKTSVHAKVSKNTDILQLSSQICRRMKGLRFTSCKSAKDRTGMSITLEQVNILATEYHLSENEYARALDCMRSEGCRRENTWKNIGIRKYAFNSIQIMTLPKAYRPPTGTYGSAQT, encoded by the exons ATGAGGTTTAACAAACAGGAGTTGATGACTCTGGCTACCCAGCCATCgcaaaaattcgaaaaagaGGGAATTTTGTGCATTAAAGAACGCCAGGAAGGATTTTTTCGTAGGACTGAGA GTACGGGTAAAAAACTAGAGCGCAAAAGACAAAAAGGAAAAACCCATAAGACTCTTCGAAACCTCAGTTGTGTTTCAGCCAGCACAAGCAAAG TCAGTCTCGAGCGTTGGTGTCGTCTACGTGGCAAtcttctattttatttcaagtcGAAGGAACAATGGTCCGAACCGATGGGAGTTATTATTCTAGAACAATGTTCTTATCGCATTGATCCGCCAACTAGTCAGATACCTTATGGTTTTAGTATAG TGTTTGAAGGCGGGCTGTACCAGCAACTAGGTGCGAATTCATCAGAAGAGCGTGACGCTTGGCTCCAAGCACTCCAGTTGGCGAGTTACGAGTTCATGAGAAACCAACTTCTGGCATTACGGGAGCGAATTGAGTCGTCTTCAGGTCACAAGAATGACACCGATATCCATATGCTGAGACTACAACGAGGAATAGAAACTGATCCGGCAGAAATACCAGTTTGCGAGATATCATTGTCCTGCGATAACTTACTATGTGACGGACACGGGCGTCCACCGAACCCAGTTCTCGAGATAGACGTCCAGGTAGCCAAGTCTCCAACCTGGATCAAGTACGCGCGCACTGAAGTTGTTGAGAGAAGCAGTAATCCAGGTTTTTTGACAACCGTGAGCTTCCGACCCAGCGATGGGTTGAATACAGACACCAAGGTGAGGATAACGGCCTACGATGTCCGCGAGAGGGTCAGCCAAACTGCTACGCCGATTGGGAGTGCTTGTGTCACGTTCAGCGAGGTGCAAGACACTCCCAGACTGAGGATACCCTTGAAGTCCGCGAAGACCACGACAGTCGGGTTTTTGACGATAAATGTATGGAGTTTGGAGGCTGATGACAAGGGGAATAGCACTGAAAGCACTCCGTCGAGAAACATTCCAAGTACAAATAACCCGGGTTACTGTCATCGCCGCTCACAGTCGTTACCCCCGAGGCTAGGCACCAAAATGAAGTTACCTCATCAGGGACAGTTGAAACTGCTCTTTGCGAACCCTTACGTCCAGACTTACAGGTTCCACTCTGGTCTCGGGGGAGATATTTGCGTCCATGAAATTATGGCGGAGAGTAAACTGTGCTTTGAATTCCCCCAGCAGCTACTGGGAATCTGGATTCAAGAGGAGAAGGAGTTGTTGCAAGAGGTTGCGGGTATGGGGGAGTTACGCGAGCCCTGGCACACCAAACAAGTAGAACTACTCGATCGACATCTTCATCTCCTGCATTTGTACTCCCAAGCTAAGGAAAATCTAGCAGCATTCAAAGCCAGTTACTTTAAACGCTCGTCCCGTAAAAATGATCGTACTTTGGAGTTTGCGCCTCTAAATCTTCATCTCCAGCGAATGTGGGTCCACAACGacactttaaataaatgtggATTCTATGATTTTATAAGTGTCGGTGCATTTACAGCTCACTCCCATAAAAGCAAGAACGGTGGATTATTGAGACTGGTCCAAGCATTGAAAGAGTCCCCGACGAGGCACAGTCAACTGTACCAGGGCACCTCAAAAATAACGATGGCTCACGATGCAATACAAGCGATTAAACAGCTGAGGAGAGACGTTGTTGAAGCTATGAGATCATTAATGAAACTCGCTAAGGAAAAACAAACCAGCGGTATGCTTCCCATTTGCGAGGATATGATTTCTAAAACCCGAATACTGCTGAGTCTCTGGGATCCAGGGCTTGTTGAAGAGGCCTTGACATTTTTGGAGGAGTATAAAGTAGCTAAATTACCCGAGGAGACGAAAAATCATAATGAGGAAAGCTTGACGCTGAGTTTACATTGCAATCAGTCGTTATCGCCATTTAAACGCATTACTCAGCAGCTAAACTTTGATCTTAAGAGCCCGGATTTTGATGATCTCATTACGCCAGATACTCCTGAGTGTGTACAAGATATGTGGAGCAAAGAGAGTACTCGTATCAAGTACGCTGGGTCTATTGGGTGTAGGAATAACGAAAGTAATAATCCCGATTACAATAATCATGAGGCGATTGCgactaatgaaaattttgtgatattTCCCGAGGTCGAAGATGACTGTAAAAATACTCTGGATAATGAGAAAGACACTGAGGAGGAAGAACcggataataatattaatactaaTGAACGTAGCAACGATGCTGATAGAGAATGTTCTCCGAAAGTAGGTAAAGAAATTGTCAgagaagaggaaaaaaaaccaaaagaaGAACCAGAAGAAGAAGAGGAAGAGGAAGAAGAGGATGGGCGTGCTAATGGCGAGCTCGATCTCAGCAAACGTTTTcttgatactaaaaaaatgtGCAATTCACCTTCGGCAAATTATTACAAGCCGACAGACGAACCAGAGCCCTGGGATTTAACGCAATTGAATATTGAGGCGAGTGTTATGTGTCTGGTGTCGAAAGTTAAATTTCTCTGTGGACGCTGCAGCAGTCCTGCGGTGAGACTCCGTAATAAAAATGGAATGCCGCGTACTCAACCACTGAGAGCTTGTCTTCCAGCTAATCGGGTCCCTTCCAACGTCGTCACTATCCAGCCGAAGAACGATCTGAAGAGCGAGGAGTCCAGCAAACTTCTGGACAGTGCCAATTCATTGCAGCGATTACCTTCCCAAGCTTCGGGTGCAGACGAAGCGACTGCTGGGTTTGCCAAAGCTAAGGACGTCTGTCAGGCGGTTGATTCGATGACCCGGGTGATAAAAAATTCCGGCCAGAGAAATAAATTCACAGAAGGTTTGGACTTTGCGTCAATCGTTGACTGGACCAGCGAATTGCGTCCCAGCATGAAGAAACTCAGACAAGCGATGGACGGGCTGTTGAAAACTGCTCGACTCACTCACTCGGTGTTCCGTGTTCAAGAAGACGCCAAGATCGCACAACGCAGCTGCAATGTCAGGTATCGACGTGACGTTTGTTTCAGCCAGGCGCTGACGGCTCTTGTCACTGGGTTGATGGCTAAACTCTGGTGCCAACGGCCCGATCCGCTTTTCCTTTTAATTCTCACTACTCTGGGGCCACTGGTATCTTTCGAGGCACTTCTCAGCTACTACGGCGACGAGATTGACATGTGGGGCGACATGGCTGTCGCTGTTGAAGATCTTCACACAGTTACTTTTACTCTCACGAGGTGCGGATTACCTCATTCGAAAATAGACGACAAGAATCTGGTGAATCCGCAATTGCCGATGCCGAGAGTAGTCGGCTCCAGAGCTGCTCTTACTGTCATACTTCCAGTTCCTGATGGTATTTACTCACTGCTTCCATTACCACAGTCTTCCCGGCAAACTCTTGCCTTCAATATTACTCCGGTTTTCTTCAACGTCGGTATTAATGAACTAGCGACGCTTGCCGAGAGTTTAGGTAACACTAAACCACAGGAAAAAAGTAATATTGACAACTTTGATAGACTTAATGAGTATTATTTGAGGTTTAAGAAACTTAATCTTCCCATGGAGACAAATTCTTCACGCC TGACCGGTGGACGTTCATTTGTAAAACAGAGTTTACTATCAGATATGATGTCTGCTTTAAAGACGAGCGTACATGCAAAGGTATCAAAAAATACAGATATACTGCAATTGTCATCACAGATTTGTCGTCGTATGAAAGGACTGAGGTTTACCAGCTGCAAAAGTGCCAAAGACAGAACTGGGATGTCAATTACCCTCGAGCAAGTTAACATTCTTGCAACAGAGTATCACCTGTCTGAAAACGAATACGCTCGGGCATTGGACTGTATGCGTAG tgAGGGCTGCAGGCGTGAAAATACCTGGAAAAATATTGGAATAAGAAAATATGCGTTTAATAGCATACAAATAATGACTCTTCCAAAAGCTTATCGTCCACCAACCGGTACCTACGGATCGGCACAAACTTAA